A stretch of DNA from Mycolicibacterium celeriflavum:
GTGTCAGCACGGACGGGCCGTCGGGGAGGACCGGATGGGCGGCCGTTGCCAGTTCCGCCGCCCGGGAGCGCTCGAGCAACACCGGATAGGCAAACCGCTCTACCCGTGCCACGTCGACGCCCGATGCCTCCGCGACCTGCGCGACGGATGCACCCGCCCTGATCCTGGCCTGAATCTCTTTGGGGTGCAGCACGTTTTGCACCTCGGTCTCGTCTCGTGTCTGGCTCGGGCCCACTTGGTCGCCACGAACCGCGGCCCGCAAACGTTCGTCGGGTCGCAGCATGAACTTGTCGCCGGAGTCGGCGGCCTCGCAGATGATTCGTTTGCCGTCAACGTCGAGTCCGACGACTTTGAGTTCCCGCATGGCGACCTCCTCCGGGCTAGCGCCAAGCCCGTTCACCCGGACAGTACTGCGTTATCCGCTCGTTACCTGGTAGGACACGCCAGCTAAAGGCGCTCGACGCCTGTTGGTCGCGGCTAAAGCCGCTCCACGCCTGTTGGTCGCGGCTAAAGCCGCTCCACGCCTGTTGGTCGCGGCTAAAGCCGCTCCACCACCCAGTCGATGCACGCGGTGAGCGCGCTGACGTCGTCGGGGTCGACGGCCGGGAACATCCCGACCCGCAACTGGTTGCGGCCGAGCTTGCGGTACGGCTCGGTGTCGACGATGTCGTTCGCCCGCAGCGTCTTGGCAACGGCGCCGGCATCGACGTCGTCGCTGAAGTCCACGGTGCCGACGACCTGTGAGCGCAACTCCGGATCGGTGACGAACGGCGTCGCGAACGGTGCCGCCTCCGCCCAGCCGTACAGCCGCTGCGACGAGTCCGCGGTGCGCTTGACCGCCCAGTCCAGGCCGCCGTTGGCCAGCATCCAGTCCAACTGCTCGGCAAACAGCAGCAGCGTGCCGATGGCCGGGGTGTTGTAGGTCTGGTTCTTGCTGCTGTTGTCGATCGCGATCGGCAGCGAAAGGAACTCCGGCACCCAGCGGCCCGAGCCCGCGATCGCCTCCACCCGCGCGAGGGCGGCCGGCGACAGGATCGCCACCCACAGCCCGCCGTCACTGGCGAAGTTCTTCTGCGGCGCGAAGTAGTAGACGTCGGATTCGGCGATGTCGACGGGCAGGCCGCCGGCCGCGGACGTGGCGTCGATCGCGACCAGGGCATCACCGGATCCGTCCGGACGTTGTACGGGTACGGCGACGCCCGTCGACGTCTCGTTGTGCGCCCAGCCGATCAGGTCGACCGACGGGTCTGACTGCGGCTTGGGCGCGCTGCCGGGGTCGGCCTTGATGACGACCGGGTCACCGACGAACGGGTTCTTGGCCACCGCCGAGGCGAATTTCGAGCTGAATTCGCCGTAGGTCAGGTGCAGTGAACGTTTGTCGATGAGACCGAACGCTGCCGCGTCCCAGAATGCGGTGGTGCCGCCGTTGCCGAGGATCACCTCGTAGCCCTCGGGCAGCGAGAACAGCTGACGCAGCCCGTCGCGCACCCGGCCCACCAGGTTCTTGACCGGCGCTTGGCGATGCGACGTGCCGAACAGATCGCCGGCGGCGGCGAGCGCGGCCAACTGTTCCGGCCGGACCTTGGAGGGCCCGCAGCCGAAGCGGCCGTCGCGCGGTTTGAGGTCGGCGGGGATCGTCAGGTCGGCCATGCGGTCAACGATAGTGACCGGGCTTGCGCACCGGCCGCGGGGAGGGTCGGGCAGAAAATCTCGGCAATGTGGGTAAACGGCCGATATAGAGACCTCGCTGTGTCCATACTGTGACCAGTCGGGGACTGCAGCTCGAGCCCAGGGGGGCACGTGATGAGTCTTGCGAGAACTTCGACGTTGACAACGCTCTGCGCGGCGGCGGTGACGCTCTTCAGCCCGCTGCTCGCGGTTCCCGCCCACGCCGACGAGGGCGGCGCGTTGCTGAACCAGATCAACGCCACGCGCGCGGCGAACGGCTGTGGTCCCGTCGCGGCCAACCCGCAGCTCTCCGCGGCCGCTTCGC
This window harbors:
- the serC gene encoding phosphoserine transaminase, with amino-acid sequence MADLTIPADLKPRDGRFGCGPSKVRPEQLAALAAAGDLFGTSHRQAPVKNLVGRVRDGLRQLFSLPEGYEVILGNGGTTAFWDAAAFGLIDKRSLHLTYGEFSSKFASAVAKNPFVGDPVVIKADPGSAPKPQSDPSVDLIGWAHNETSTGVAVPVQRPDGSGDALVAIDATSAAGGLPVDIAESDVYYFAPQKNFASDGGLWVAILSPAALARVEAIAGSGRWVPEFLSLPIAIDNSSKNQTYNTPAIGTLLLFAEQLDWMLANGGLDWAVKRTADSSQRLYGWAEAAPFATPFVTDPELRSQVVGTVDFSDDVDAGAVAKTLRANDIVDTEPYRKLGRNQLRVGMFPAVDPDDVSALTACIDWVVERL